A stretch of DNA from Arctopsyche grandis isolate Sample6627 chromosome 6, ASM5162203v2, whole genome shotgun sequence:
GCCACTTggatttgaaagttgaaaaataaGAACTCTGCGATAATACTGAAGACCTTTTATGCCCATAGTGATGTTCCTGTTTACTACTAATTGATACTATTACAGTGTTTTAGTGGCCAATAGCTCTGTGACGGCCAACAACTGAAACGCTAATCCTACCcgttgtttatatgtattattaattactagtgttgcgcccgatgaaatatcatcgcatgggtgttggcatattaagttaataaataaataaaaaataaaagaaatgtgtcggctctgtgttcgatccgcacgtggtcgaatttttttcacataccttttaaatatatttaatttaatatttgtatttaattgtttaatatgaaaaaaatggtaaaaactacctatctacctacatataaacaatataaaagaccaatagaaaaattaattaattaaataaattttcaatagatggcgctaaatgctcactTGCCTAGGAggaacattggtagcaaacaatatatatatatataagtttttttctttcgttattacattcgtacattttgttggcagtgttgtAACTGTGACgctcaaacatatgtatgtcgaatcgaaacgactattatagtacggcgagcgttatctcagatacacggacagatagacagacagacagacacacagaatagcgatattatataaatatatatataactagtgttgtatgTCGAATCGCAACGACTATACgtcgagcgttatcgcagatacacacacagacacgcCAAAttgctatattatatatattataatataacgtaACTCGAATGAAtcgattaaaatattaaatctctTAGCCTCTCCAACAACCAAAGCATGCATCTTCGGTCCATGGGTTTAATCCTATATCGCCCACTTattatattacgtatgtatgagGTAAAATGTCCCAAGTGGTTCTCCTTCAAAGGGTAATTTTCTAGTGCACTTTGTACAAAATGTTACATTCTTTGTATTTCAATGGAAAACGGTAGCATTACGTGACAGCTATTTCCAACCTTTTTTCAAATTCTGAGAAGTCGACCGTGCAATTATTGTGTGGACTCGAATGCACTTCCTAAACACGTACATCAACTATTATGCACAATGacaatgtacataataaaactTCAAGGTTCGAATCTACTTTGttgcatttacataaatactacTACATTTAGCGGTAAACGGCCAATTTTGCAATCGTACACGACAATCGAGAATCTGACACTCATTACTAAAGGGCGGACCGGaaacgtgctttttccaggaatcagggcgttttgggtctatttacaaagctagagtgcaaaaaaaaggtttttcataaaattgaacaaagaacagccaacaattaacaatgaacggcacgcttccggtccaacCTCTACTCATTGGCGTGAAAGTTCGCGTGGATGACTCTCTGTGGGTGGAATTTTCAAGTACCACACATTCcgtgtttgaaatttttgtgacgtgtgcgagatcaccATGTGCGAAACTGTCACCGAATCgcataaaggtctattcatatctGGCCAGCACGAACCGGCAACTGCACGAAACCTACAAGTACGGACTATGTATatgaatgcgcatgcgcgaattgagtatgaatgtgtccatatagaatgaaccaaagaatactgtccgtacttggaGGTTCGGTGCAGTTGCCGGTTCGTGCCGGTctggtatgaatagacctttaacaGTACGCCAAAATATTTGAGTATTTGGAAATTTGGATACCTAGTGTTTTTGAAGAACTGAAGGAAAATTTtgaccgaatggacacttggccgaacggaTATTAAGCTGACGGACTTTTGGCCAAACTAATACTTGGTCAATTGTGTATTGAAATTactcactgaaaacagatacattattcagaaatcacctcaaccccattaaaaatttaaatttttgataaatttaaacaataaaaaatttcatttggcCGAATGTCCTAGTAGGTCTAGTGTCCATTCAGCCAATAGTCCGTCAATCGGaatccatatatgtagattacacATCAATTTAGATTTTAGTCTTGATTGAGTCcatttttgtgtcaaattttAAGTCTACctaacatatgtagatttagGTTTTATAATGTATGATTTTACCAGAAAAAACTTTTTGATTATACGAAACGCCATcagaaaattaatattatgaattgtTATTAAATAGATTTGGCTGATATTTATAAATGCGTTATCAGAATACTAGGGacgaatattaaatataaccTCTCATGATTTATTGTCAAAAACCATCCTCCAATCaatgtataatttgaatttccacttcttattttgatttttagaatTTAGACACAAATACTAACCGGTCTTCCGTCTTCTTGGTATTTTCTGTAGTTGACATTATGCCTCTGTTCTACATTATATAACATGGGTCGTCCTCCTTGTTTTCCTTGACCTCCCTGTCCTCCTTGTCCTCCCTGCTGTTGGAAATATTGACTCTAAAATCAAATAGCAACATTAAAATGTGTTGTAATGTGTGTATtctatattgaaatgtatagTTTACTTGTTGCTTAGGTTGTTGTTTGATGGGGGTGGTGTAACGTTGATTTTCTTGCTGCTGTTGATACTTTGGAGACGGTTGTTGATAACGTTGATTGCGATTGTCTTCTTGTTGATAGTTTTCACTGTCGGTTTTGTAGATTCCTTTCTTTTGATTCGGCTCTGGTTGTTTGTAATCTTTCCTGTATTCTGGGGGTTGGTATTCTGGAATTGGTTCTACCGGTTCCGGTTGACGCGGGATGTGATCACCTTCTAAAATCTGAAAGTGTACGACCCAGTTGATAAGGTTGTGAAATTCATATTTGTATGCAACGAAATTGCATAAAAAAAGAGCGAATTTCCGCAAAAGTGAAATATGTTGTAGTTCGGTGAAATTTCAATATTGCTAACAGTCGGAACGAGCGAGAAAAGCGTGCTTGGATTCGGTTCAAGTGAAAATGTTTCACATTCCGACTGATCATCGAAGCGTTGAGAAACCAATAAAcgtttttacaaatttattatgATATAACGCCGATATTCTCACACGAACGTATCATACTATTTAATTGCTTTGTTTTTTATTCGATATTACGTTATgcgttctatttatttattattacgtcAAGTCGTGACAGTTTTAATTATCAATAGTTAAAAATAGCATTATGCAGAAAAAAAGTAACAATAGGAAAGTAAGATTTTCCACTAGCACGGGACGCGTGTGACTTCAATTTTTAAAGaagaaattcaatatattaaattctcCCAGAGTACGAGCTAAATGCTTTGTCTTTGTCTAACACGTTATATTAAATACGAAAGAGAGAGATGCAAAAAGATTCACTTATATTAGATCGCATTACGGATATAGTACCGTCACAactgaatataataattgataaacgtacatttaaaatgataataagGTACGTATTTAagatttttcaaacattttaatgcaaatataaattttgataaattaaacatacaaaatttGCAATACTATTAagaaatatttacttatttaattttttaagttgtATTAGCATTGCATCAAGGAAGCGATGAGTTCTAATAcgcacatattattttttacgtacagtcattacaataaaaacatacattttttacaacaattaaaacttaatttaaataagttcttattgtttttgaatttgttttaattCGTCCACTTTTAGATTAACTCTCGACGATTcttgtttattaatttgaattattcaaGATTATCCATTTCTATCACTCAatgatataggtttttcattccaaattgaccctttttcatttaaaattgaccattattcatttcaaattgagcttttttcatttcaaattaaacccttttcatttcaaattgaccctttttcatttataattgatattgaattgtatattgagtatattttacatttgaagTGCCTTTGATATTTTCGCGAAGGTTACCGAACCCTAATCCGCATTGTACATACCTTGAATCCGTCTTTCCCTGCCATGTACTTGACGAATATAGTTTTTCCGTTGGGATCTATGTATTGGTAAGCTCCTGTCCTAGTACCATCAGGAGCTATTGATTCGCCTTGTTTCAGACCGTTATCCGCTGCGAATATATAGTTGAAAACTCCATCTATCACAAATGAAAACAAGTATTAAATTTGCAATATCAAAAACAATGATTATTTATGTTTTCTCATTTACCATTGCTCAGGCCTTGTTTGTGGGTCAATATAGCCGAAGGAGGAGCCCTAGGTGCAtcctataaaatattacaaaggtCATACCTATCCAAAAGTGTTAAATAGTGTACAAAATCTTGACTTACAGGCTCGCTGTATTGTGTTGATTGTCTATTAtcgttttgattttgaaatgtctGTGGTCCGTAATATCCATCATCTCTGACGCAGAGCGCTCCCGAAACTATGCTCAGAATGAAAAGTGTTGGCAGCATTTTCTTTAAATCAAatactataatacaatattgtCAAATTTGAACCGTTGTCAGATGTGAAATTGAGGAAAGTGTGGGTAGAAtgcttttatataaaacttttatatgtGTAAACTAGTGAACCCCACCAAGTATTGCTCGGTGGCAACGGTTCGTTAGGTGTAATTGCGTAATTCAGGGATATTCATCATCGGGCCtcaataaataatcaattgacaaaaaaatcatttttgtgtGATTAATCAAGTCATTCGGATTTTATTGCGGAATTGTAAATTGCCTCGATAATTTatgattaataattaaatggaatattcttaatttaataGTTTAACATGTCTGCCAAACTTAACACACCATTGAACGATATATGGTCGTTATGACACGACTTTTCGGTCTTGCATAGTCTAGTCAAGACCGAGTGACTTTTTATAATCGTCGTCTATGCCCGCTTATTATATCATTCATTGTGTATGAAAATGATAGGACGTGAACAACACGACTTGCTtgactttttattatacattgaaTTGAGTTCCCTAGAGAATTgcacaaaaaaatggttgaaatAGTACAGTTTTAtgggattttttaaaattactttgactataaatacaatattacaattattgATCTAagctaatataatatgtatatacatacataggatggaaggattcaataaatatactatgtacatataataaaagtcGAAGTCCAaacttcagttaaaattttcaatgtcttCTAGCATAAAAtggctaaaaataaattacaatgaaaagaaaatttaaaaaaataaataaaggaattttttaaaaatactatttaaaaaGTTGACATGTGAAAAAATCGATGTATTAAAAGTTCCCAAAAAGGGACAggaagatgttttttttatttttatttcgcgaTGGTTTATTTTATCTCAATATACAGTTGTTAAAGGGGgtttattaaatagtatttttcaatgatttcaaaatataaagtttttacaattattggttgcttatttatgtagattcaatgaacatacatacaactattttACAGTTGTTGATTAAAAAGTCTTTTccaatgatttaaaaatataaagtttttgCAATAATTGGTcgcttatatatgtagattcaatgtacatacatacaactacttttttctattcattttacatataatctGCCCAATAGATTGAGTAAAATAGTCTTCGtaagatataaaatttttgtcaCACAGTAGAAAAATCACTGCGCTCTTCATACTCTTGTCCCGAGTCTACATACAATAtggagatacatatatatttttttgatttttaagtgctttttattattactaaattatattcacaatacatcttatatctattttaatagctactgatctactgatcattttctattttacaattttaatttattttttttattaatcacattattatattattataattttaatgtacagcataataggaaaaataactcaaaaacctatttacaattcttataaatgctcataatacatgcaatacataatattaattaaagactctctaaagtctaTGATCTAAAGCCCTtgctttatatatacatatattatgtattatatgttttcTACCATTGCTGAATGCGCTACAAATTTGGTAGCTGAAATGTACCAAATCACCTATGAACGGGTATAGTAGATGTATTATGTGGTTGGACTTTAGTCTAGCGtggagaggtcgccgggttcgatcccgtgagttgaccctcgattgaaaagaatttattctgagttatctataatgctgctggtcagacttggatatttgtgactccaagtcgatcgttacctatcagagattgtcaatttttctgatttctttgttgaaacggttcctccattcaAAATTGGTTAAAACCTcatcctatccactatgtcaccactatttgggtatgatttatgtacaaaattcatagatgcctcgttaatttcgagtttttagtgacttatgtaataaaaatgctgcattgtttgcaaCGTTCCCATTTCCCAAGAAAAAGTGTTAACTTTTTTCAATTACTATtatcctacaaagctagagagcaaaaaaaaggttgacaatagaaattgacaatagtacACCCTTTATTTAGGGCAAAAACATCCTGACCGCCTTTCCTTACTTATCGCcataaaattacaaaacaatTTGAACTGCCAAAAAGCAAACTTGCCGTTTTGTagactcattaaaatttataataatattataatacatatatttatattatttattatataatgtaatgaaTGCCTTTCATTTTGAGTTTTttgctttttaataaaaaaaaattcgtatataatatttgccGATGTAAAATCGTGCGAATCCCTCCCCCAAGCCCCTCTTATTCATTCAAACACACAGCGGAGCCAGCAAATTTATGAATTCCACGGAATTTTCCCATGCTTCGTTCTACATTCCACATTCTATGGCAGTCCATTATATTGAAGTGGCGAGGAATGCGGCCGCATTCCGATAGGACTCTGAACGTGACGATGAAGATCGGAAGACGCCTAAATGGGTACCCCAAACTCCGATCCTCAGaccacaaaaatatttttatggcgGTGTATACCGCGTGCATATGtgagtacacatacatatgatattgtAAAAGGTGAATTAGATACTAAAAGGCTTAAATTTCGTATAAGTGttcgttttatataatatcggAGTTGCAGTATTATAAGTTGGCTTGAGTGCTAAGTGTGTTCTGGGCGTTTTCCTATTGGTCAATTTCCGCAATCGAATGTTCTCGTTTCTGTTCTTGTATGAAGTTTCTGGAACAGCTAAATGGGTTGCTCAAGGCATTAAGTCAACATAATTTTCGGTAGggtttttttacgtttttgagatataattcaaaatttgagAATCACACTTGTGGACGATGATTGAATTTTATATGGCCTTTCTCTATGTACGTGCCTGCGAATTTCTTTTTCGCTCGCACTCGCTATCGTCGAGATACGTCTATCCTACTTTCTCCCTTTATACGAGATAAATGGAGTTAAGTATGCGAAGGAAATAGAATTGACTTGTGCGccgcttttttatttttctttatttactcTCTAAGCCATAAAAATATCTTTTCATATAGTATGAACGTACAAAAATGACTAAAATGATGTATGAAGGGACACGTGGTACAAATCAATGAGATTCGTTTGACgctttaaactacatatgtacatatgtttattactcGATGTGCCGTAACGAAATATCGCTTGGTCGCGACGCTACGCAGCACACCAACTTAAACATGCCAACTCAACCAAGCGTGCCAACTTGAATCACTTATACGTAATTTAATTTCGAATCCAAAATATAGGTacgtcaaaatatgtacatattttattttaaactagctgaacccggcatgcaatgcaatgccacaataacgcgtacaattcccgttcctgttctcgttccctttcccgttcccgttctcgttcccgttcctcattccattcaattttatatataggtagagatatatttgttgacgtgggccatccgctgtgtgcttgtggtacagccctgaattgtcagtacattcgagtgcaaggtaggcgtggcgcgattattgtcacactcacggcgtgatgcgttgaaggcgggatagctt
This window harbors:
- the LOC143912528 gene encoding uncharacterized protein LOC143912528, producing MGWGSKKADSVPETSYKNRNENIRLRKLTNRKTPRTHLALKPTYNTATPILYKTNTYTKFKPFIKKMLPTLFILSIVSGALCVRDDGYYGPQTFQNQNDNRQSTQYSEPDAPRAPPSAILTHKQGLSNDGVFNYIFAADNGLKQGESIAPDGTRTGAYQYIDPNGKTIFVKYMAGKDGFKILEGDHIPRQPEPVEPIPEYQPPEYRKDYKQPEPNQKKGIYKTDSENYQQEDNRNQRYQQPSPKYQQQQENQRYTTPIKQQPKQQSQYFQQQGGQGGQGGQGKQGGRPMLYNVEQRHNVNYRKYQEDGRPVSKFPNTQIFWRTVKGLFIPDRHEPATAPNLQVRTEVHSSPHNNCTVDFSEFEKRLEIAVTSEQNPMTIKEVHLTVSGVDTTLNSKNSSPCYEHIYPTLLENLQFQPSPDEKKFVDGEAPLMGNHFIFNLMVNEDGMVHHSTAN